From Cygnus atratus isolate AKBS03 ecotype Queensland, Australia chromosome 1, CAtr_DNAZoo_HiC_assembly, whole genome shotgun sequence, the proteins below share one genomic window:
- the SCNN1A gene encoding amiloride-sensitive sodium channel subunit alpha codes for MGTAPQGGSVKTGKMPEGEKTRQCKQEVEQQHKEDEREGLIEFYGSYQELFQFFCSNTTIHGAIRLVCSKKNKMKTAFWSVLFFLTFGLMYWQFGILYREYFSYPVNLNLNLNSDRLTFPAVTLCTLNPYRYSAIRKKLDELDQITHQTLLDLYDYNMSLARSDWSTVSTRKRTSRSLLHHVQRHPLRRQKRDNLVSFPENSPSVDKNDWKIGFILCSENNKDCFHQVYSSGVDAVREWYSFHYINILAQVPDAKALDESDFENFIYACRFNEATCDKANYTHFHHPLYGNCYTFNDNSSSLWTSSLPGINNGLSLVVRTEQNDFIPLLSTVTGARVMVHDQNEPAFMDDGGFNVRPGIETSISMRKEMTVRLGGSYSDCTEDGSDVPVQNLYSSRYTEQVCIRSCFQLNMVNRCSCAYYFYPLPAGAEYCDYTKHVAWGYCYYKLLAEFKADVLGCFHKCRKPCKMTEYQLSAGYSRWPSAVSEDWVFYMLSQQNKYNITSKRNGVAKVNIFFEEWNYKTNGESPAFTVVTLLSQLGNQWSLWFGSSVLSVMELAELILDFIAITFILSFRWFRSWKWHSPPAPPPNSHNNAAFQDEASGLSAPHRFTVEAVVTMLPSYNSLEPHGPSRDGEVGRE; via the exons GGTGGGTCTGTGAAGACGGGGAAGATGCCAGAAGGGGAGAAGACGAGGCAGTGCAAGCAGGAagtggagcagcagcacaaagaagATGAGCGGGAGGGCCTCATCGAGTTCTACGGCTCCTACCAGGAGCTCTTCCAGTTCTTCTGCAGCAACACAACCATCCATGGAGCTATCCGCCTGGTGTGCTCCAAAAAGAATAAGATGAAGACAGCCTTCTGGtctgttctcttctttctcacCTTCGGCTTGATGTACTGGCAGTTTGGGATCCTCTACAGGGAGTACTTCAGCTACCCTGTCAACCTCAACCTCAACCTTAACTCTGACAGGCTGACTTTCCCTGCTGTGACTCTTTGCACCCTCAATCCATACAG ATACAGTGCCATCCGGAAGAAGCTGGATGAGCTGGACCAAATCACCCACCAAACACTGCTGGACCTTTATGACTACAATATGTCTCTGGCACGGAGTGACTGGTCAACGGTGTCCACACGAAAGCGTACCTCAAGGAGCCTGCTCCATCACGTTCAGCGCCACCCGCTGAGAAGGCAGAAGCGTGATAACTTGGTCAGCTTCCCAGAGAACAGCCCCTCAGTGGACAAGAATGACTGGAAAATTGGCTTTATTCTG TGCAGTGAAAACAACAAGGATTGTTTCCATCAGGTGTACTCCTCAGGGGTGGATGCAGTGCGGGAATGGTACAGCTTTCACTACATCAACATCCTGGCGCAGGTGCCTGATGCGAAAGCCCTGGATGAGTCTGACTTCGagaattttatttatgcttGCCGCTTCAATGAAGCAACATGTGACAAGGC GAATTATACGCACTTTCACCATCCCTTGTATGGGAACTGCTACACCTTCAatgacaacagcagcagcctgtggacATCCTCTCTGCCTGGGATCAATAACG GTCTCTCTCTGGTGGTGCGCACCGAGCAGAACGATTTCATCCCTCTGCTGTCTACAGTGACAGGAGCCAGGGTCATGGTCCATGATCAGAATGAGCCAGCCTTCATGGATGATGGGGGTTTCAATGTGCGTCCAGGCATTGAGACCTCCATCAGCATGAGAAAG GAGATGACTGTGCGTCTCGGGGGCAGTTACAGCGATTGCACAGAGGATGGCAGTGATGTGCCAGTGCAAAACCTGTACTCATCCCGCTACACTGAGCAG GTCTGCATTCGTTCCTGCTTTCAGCTCAACATGGTAAACCGCTGTAGCTGTGCATATTATTTCTATCCCTTACCCGCTGGAGCAGAATATTGTGACTACACTAAGCACGTAGCTTGGG gCTACTGCTATTACAAACTCCTGGCTGAATTCAAAGCTGATGTGCTGGGCTGCTTCCACAAATGTCGGAAGCCTTGCAA AATGACAGAATACCAGCTCTCAGCTGGATACTCTCGCTGGCCTTCTGCTGTCTCAGAG GATTGGGTTTTTTACATGCTTTCACAACAGAACAAATACAATATCACATCCAAGAG GAATGGAGTTGCCAAAGTGAATATCTTTTTTGAGGAATGGAACTACAAGACCAATGGGGAGTCACCAGCCTTCACG GTAGTAACTCTGTTGTCCCAGCTGGGGAATCAGTGGAGTCTCTGGTTTGGATCCTCTGTCCTGTCCGTGATGGAGCTTGCAGAGCTGATTCTGGATTTCATTGCCATCACCTTTATCCTGTCCTTCCGCTGGTTCCGCTCATGGAAGTGGCActcccccccagcaccccctccAAACAGCCACAACAACGCCGCCTTCCAAGACGAGGCATCGGGACTCAGTGCTCCACATCGCTTCACCGTTGAGGCTGTAGTAACCATGCTGCCATCTTACAACAGCCTGGAACCACATGGTCCCAGCAGGGATGGTGAGGTGGGACGTGAGTAA
- the VAMP1 gene encoding vesicle-associated membrane protein 1 — MSDPTQQPAPEGGPPAAGPPGSPPNLSSNRRLQQTQAQMEEVVDIMRVNVDKVLKRDEKLSELDDRADALQAGASIFESSAAKLKRKYWWKNCKMMIIMGVICAIMVVVIVSKY; from the exons AT GTCTGACCCAACGCAGCAGCCGGCCCCCGAGGGGGGTCCCCCCGCTGCGGGTCCCCCCGGGTCGCCCCCTAACCTGAGCAGCAACCGCCGGCTGCAGCAGACCCAGGCGCAGATGGAGGAG GTGGTTGACATAATGCGTGTAAATGTAGATAAGGTGCTAAAACGAGATGAGAAACTGTCAGAGCTTGATGACCGGGCAGATGCACTTCAGGCTGGTGCCTCAATATTTGAAAGTAGTGCAGCAAAACTCAAAAGGAAGTACTGGTGGAAGAACTGCAAG ATGATGATCATCATGGGAGTGATTTGTGCCATTATGGTGGTGGTGATTGTAAGTAAGTACTGA